AAATCGGTGCGAGACCGGAGCTATATCAAGTGAAACCCCCtctcaagaacaagaagagaTTGGAAAATCGCTTTATGTGAAAACCCCCAAAGCACTCGACGCCAGAACAAGTCCTGCAAAACCCCACAAAAAAACAGAGGACCCAACACACAAATTTCAGATTCGATGTGATTGAACAGGAAATCCACAGAAAGCCCACAACAGAGCGATGGAAAATAAACGAACCATGGAAactaaaagaaaggaaaagggcaAAAACCCACTGACCTTCTTGGCCTCAAACGCATCGAAGCAGACGAGGAACCCAGATTCGAAGCCGGCCAGAAGCAGCGCAAAAGCATGAAGCGGGGAGCACCCAACCCACCAGAGCGAGAAACAGATGCCcgagaagaagacgacgattgcgaagaaggagaagaagaggaaacagACACGACCCAGAGACGAAACAGAGCCCCAATCACTGCCAATCCAAAACCCACCAACATAAATCCTCTCCCTCAACCTCAGCCTCAGCCTCACCACCACTCCTCTCCCACTTTCAGTAGCTCACTGTTCAGAAATTTCAGAGAAATggcaaaaacccaaaaatcgTATGAGATTCAACTAAGATATAGCCGAAAGggggaggtagagagagaggaacgagaggaagataaaaagaagcaaagcgcAGCAGATGAGGAATCTATGGCCGAGATTTTCTCTTTCGAATTGGACGGAAAAATCAAGATGGGTTCAAGAGTGAAAACCAGCACCGCCGCCCGGTGTTGCCCCAGATATATAGGCCCTGCCCCCCCCTCGGAACAGAGTAAATACCgcctttgattttctttctttattttttttcttccctctttcctGCTTTTCTTTACTAGAATGTCACAACGAAATTCAGAAAAGCGCAAACCTCCATAACAAACAACAACCTCAGCAGAGGAAATATatttcgaaaagaaataaaattcacCCAACAAAACCCTCGAAATCGTCGccgaaaaaagtaaaaaaaaataattataaaaattaataccTCCCCCTATAggtctccttctctctctctcttccagaAACCCTTCTCCCTCCATTCACCATCCAGCCGGGCGGTCGAAATGCCCGTATTAAATAAGGCCCTCGAATAATAACACTTTTCAGAATAGAAATAAATCGCCGGGCCATTTAATCAATTGACATTCTCGGAATTCCCCTGTTATGTTTGGTAAGAAAACTCCAACAATAGCTGTCGAAATTTCATTTGCCTTATGGAGCGCGGGGGGGCGGAGGACATGCGCATGGCTCATCCAACATCATGCGCATGCCGATGCCGGAATTGGCGACGGGCGAAGCCAATCCCCACCCCCCACCCTGGGTAGACGCGCCCCCGCCGCGCGCGTGCCGGCCAGACGCGCGGCGGGCCGCGCTCCACCGAGGGTGTGGTCAAGCCTGTCAGGCGCGGGGCGGGGCGGGGGGCACGCGCCCGCGAGGAGCTTGGGCTTGAGCCCCCGACCTGCGGGCCCCCTCACGGTTTCGAGAAAACGCATAGCCGCGGGGGCAATTTACAGCTGGCCCGCATTATGAAAGTGGGGCTCGTCTTGCCTGTTATTTACGGTCGTACCACTGAAGCTCGTGCTCTCTCGTTGGGGAGTTTGCCCCGGGAGTGTGGCTCGTGAGTCGTGACGTACGCAGATAcgtcttctattttttttttcaagctaaatagatatattatttaaatcgacccaaaaatatatattatttgctATATgagataaaaagggaaagataatattttccatattttcccTAATTTGAAAAAATGGCGATGGCGATAGCGATAGCCAGTGGGACATCacaaatttaatttcgaaactACCATATGCAGTTTtgattaatttctttatttttttcctatataCAATAATAATGCGTGTACCTATTAAGGAAACTCCATAATGTCATGACCCCTTAACTTGGAAATAGTAGCTGTAATTAGCAAATTTTcagggtttttctttttaattaaattggaTTGACAACCACAAGTCAAGTTGGGAAATTATTCTTTTGTCGTGGAAAAGTCAACCGTCGCCTCTAAACTTCTcacttcattttaaaatatttaaggcCGTCCTTTCAATGTTAGaagttcaattttattttggatgACGATTTTATATCTTCAACATAACTTCGTGATATATAGTTCTTGAAGCTCATTGTGAAATTGAttcaaaaagtttcaaattgacaaagtacctcttttctttaatttattagcTGCAAATTTTAGCTTGGGTCTTACATTATATTCGAAGTTCGCCCATAGACTAGGCTTacttatcattaaaaaaaaaaaaagaaacaagtgtAGAGACATCTCAATGAAACACTTGCACTATGTTTAAACGACTCGCTTGGTTGATGATATATCTCATTTTGGAATTaagtaaaatttcaatttgatctaATGCAACAGACTGGCCGGCAAAAGTTAAGCTCATCCGCGTGTACTTATCAataacttttgactttttcttgcaaattttgACCTTTTCGTCTATatgtgaaaatttggaaaagatgTGGATAGTTATCACAGAAAAGATGGACAATTATAACAAAACAcataaaatcttaaactatATTTTGAGCATGCCTAGCCATTAAGGCACTTCCCTTATTCTAACGCGAGAATTCAAAATCTAATCATTTGAGCTCACCACTCTTGCTTGGGAAAAAAATGTCACGATTGTAATTGCGTCAAATACGTACCCAATACAAAAAATTAcctacttttaaaaaaaaaatacttaccTACTTTACTACCAAAAAAAATGCATACCTactttactataaaaaaattaaaaaaacgtACCTAGTCGCTTCTGGCCATAGTCAAACATGAATTAAATTTGACAGCATTACAAAGATGCTCGGTTTGACCAAAAAGCACATGGATGGATTTTAATCGGTCGGAATTGACAAAGTACAAAAGCTTAATAGAAAGTCTTTTGCTAATTATTCATCGGTTTCTTGCTTTTTGTTTTCGTAATAATTATCCCAActtcttctatttttattattattattattattatttttgcttccATCGCAACTTCTTCTATAGTAGAAGGAAAAATTGCCAAAGACCCTCCTATAGAATTTCCTTATCCAAAAGACTTGTCAGCGTAGAAATTTACTCCAAACGCCCACCAAGCAAATCACCATGCTCAACTTAACCCCTGGCTTTTTACCGGCGGTGAAAACCTGAGTCCGGGGTGGCGCACGCGCCAATTTCCGCCGCTGGCTAAGGCCAATCTTGTCCAGAGGACCCATTTTTCGCGTCGAAGTTGCCCCTGACCAAACCCAAAGGGCTGGAGCTGATCACGTGACCGTCGCGTGCTCGCCTGTGGAAGCGTCGGTTCGAGATCCGGTAATCCTTTTTGGTTTCAGAAAATTGTAAAGAAAATTGCCACTGATAGGGTATAATTTTCCTTTCAGTAGACGTCCATCCCGCACTCCCTTCCTGCCAAAGATACCGCCGCCTTATCACATTACAAGGCTCATTGCTGGCCACATATAATAAttactttcgaccaaaaaaaatcaataaaatcacttcacatttttcctaatacttttctaattattaattcattcaatataatatacaaggaaaaaaagggctcttttttctttttcctttcccatCTCAGGACAAAAAGCCTGCGCCACGTGACTCTGTCCGCATGGAGATGGGGGCGAATCCCAGAGATCCGACGGCCAGCAACACCCGATCCCCCTCTGCCACCTCGTCCGACCGTACCAACTTAGCTCGCGAGCGGGAAAAGGCCCGCCGTGTCGAGCCACGGATTCTGTCCTATTAATTAAGATATTTCGTCCCCACCCAGTATTTAAAAACCCCGTCACCTGTCGCGTGACTTTTCTCCCTCCGTCCGTACATCCACATCcagccatgcatccatgcatccatgcatggcGTGCATGTCACGTGGGCCGTTTCGGGTCACGTCTGTACTTTATTATTTATTGCCGCCCCTCCTTTGACTAACGAATTTTGAATCGTGTTTGATAATGGCGAGGTATCAGAGATAGCCTAGGCTCTCGAGCTAGTAGCTCGCGCGCACGATCAGCTAGTATTTCCTAGCATTTGTTAACTAGCGAAACACAACAGGATCATATGTTTTCTAACGAAGCGTGTCCACTAGTAATTTTGAAATGCACTCGCCAATAGGACTCCATTGACCATAAGCTTGGGGTAAGAAATGACTCGATTTGACAAATTGAAGAAGCAGCCTGCTCAAATTCAAACCATATTCAGTTCGAGCCTACAAAATTAATCACGTGATCAGCTTTAATTAGATCTCTCAAAATAgatcataaataaatttcttaatCCATATATGATTGATTAAGTTGTTAGTAGATGGATTTAGAATGATAAGACCTAAAATAATGTGAATGCTAATAGATTCATAACTTACTTAGATTGAACCTACATTTATGACTTTCTTTCACTCTTACTTGATCACACGCTCATCTTAATTTTGATATAAGTTTTTCCGAATTGGGTTAGATATATAAGTGCTTTAACAATATGATTTAGGATATGAGTTAAATTAGACATGGGTCAATGGATTTGTACCGCATGGAAATAGTTTAAAACTAGTTAAATAAGTCAATTTAGGttaaaccattttttttattataccTAGACCCGACCCGATTCATCGACCCATCGATACAAATAATCGAAAgaaattgtgaatttcaatcGATTTTAGGGGAATTATGCATTTGTGGGGGATTAGACAAGTCTCTCTTTTTATGGAGGGGGCCAAAGAAACACTTGCTATGCCCAAAAAATGGGAGAAAGGTCACCGTCCCCCCCTCCTCCACGCTCGTCCACTCGAAATGATAtaagggagggaggggaggaggaggaggaggagtgcTGCGTTAAGCGATCTCGTGCTTATCCGCCAGCGCAAAGGATCGCTTCCGTTTCCCGCCAATGATGCCGCCTGGAGCCACCCGCACCACAACCCCCGCCCTCTTTGGCGCCAAAGGTAGCGTGGCGGCCGCCCCCCTCGCCGACACGTGTACGGCGCCGTTTGAGCCACGTTGATTACGAGAAGTTAGACCCGATGGGCCATGCGCGAAACGAAACTATTCGAAGAGCCAAGCGGAGGCGGGGCCCGGCGGTTTAGGTAAATTGCAGCGAAGGCCCTCGCACGGGATCGTAGGCAGGCAGTGGCtctgtttttgtctttttatttccCTGCCTTTTTGACAATATCGCCCATCGCACATGGTCTCGGCAGATATTAGATAATTAAGGAGTAATTTcccatatttaaaaaaacaaatcgaATGCCTACTTTACAAAAAGGAACGACGACATTTCTGATAAATTCAGAAGCACAGGCATTCGGACCGGCTATTGCCCTTTGGGAAGTTCCGTCCTAAATTTTTCCCATGAAAACTTGCAGTGCGTCGCGTCAGTGGACTGTGACAGCGCATCGAGCCCAGCAGCGCTCTGGGACGATGTGGGACGAGGAGTTTGTTGTATTTGCCTGGGGAGCTGTCAGTACTTTTCGCTGCGCTCGCATCGAAGCTCCTTCGGGCATTGatgcccctcctcctcctccttgtccTTCCCCTCACCAACCACGAGGATTCCGTGGGGCGACCATTTATGCGTTGGTCGCCCTGCCCATATGATGGAGCAATAATTACGTGCCGTCGGGGCACGGTCCTCGCACCTTATAGTTCATGTTGGGAAGTGAACTAGACGTAGGGGAACAGATTAGATTACGCCCGCGAGATTCGACCGTCCGCGACGTCCACCGAAGTTTTATTCTATTCTCCAAAATTCGGGGGTCTTCGAATCTAATCACGTCACCTACGAAAGTAACGAAGCCGACCCAGGAGAGTCCGCGAGCACCCGCACCCAGTCTGGACCCCGGCCGCATTCGCTTCGACCCAGGGCCGGTCCCGAAGGCGAAAACGTGCTATGATTTTCGATTTGGTGGAGGTAGTTAATGGGTCGGTGAGTGGGGTGGTTGGGGTTTTGCGTCCGACACGATAAAAGAGGGAATTAGTTCTACAGTTTAGTCCGGTTGGGACCCCCTCTTTCTCTTGCCTTTCATCCCTctctatatctctctctctctctctctaacgaAAGGAGCTGACCCGTGCGACGTGGTGCTGTCATTTGACTTTCTCGATCTCGAGTCCGAGAATTGTAGCAGAAGAGATCGAAAGAAAAGCGCTTTTGCagagtaagagagagaagatgccGTTCGTTTCTTGTGGATCCGAATGGTCCGCGCATCGATCCGCGCGTCTACAAGGAAAATTCcttgtgcgtgaaagaaaaggCGAGCCTGTTTTTAACTCGACCTAGTCAAATTTCCCAGACGGTGCTAGCCCGACCAACCGATCTAGGACACATTAGAACGGCTTCGGGAACAACTGCTGCTCGTGCGCACGGCGTGAAAAAAACGTGCGTTCTTGAGTGAAGGTGCTTGGACTCTGATTAGTAGCGACCGAGACGATGGCGTTGATGATACCGTGGTCAAGAACGATGGTTGTGGAAGATGTCGGATGCGGTGGCGACGATGGCGATGGGCGGGGATTCCATTAATTCCGTGTACGACTTGATGCTTTCGCTGTTGCATCTATTTTATCGACAGGATTGGAAACCATAAGGTAATAATCATCAAATTGAAAGGTAAAACAACCGGGAGTCCCTaatctttgcttctttttgttcGGTCTAGTGACTGGAGCAATAGATTGTCTTGTTTCTGCACAATAATGCTTAAGCAGATGAGGTTCATTTAATATGGGCGAATTAGAACTATGAAAATTGATATCGTACTCGATTGCACTGATGAGTCACGTTGATGTCGAAATTGAATACCGGTAACTTATTTCCACGTGTACCATATTGGGGCCTTTAATAtgtaccctaaaaaaaaaaaaaaaaaaaaaaaaagatgtttcCGTTCTCCGCCTTTCCCTTGTTGCGAATATTTCTTCCATGATTGAAGTGGGAAAAAGAGATTACGTAGTTCATTGGACTTCACTATATTCGTGTTTATCTCTTTCTCGTGTGGTGACTCCGATGTGCATTAGAAGTCCAGCCTAGACAATATATATCTCTTGCACTGTTCATGCGGGGAGAAACGCAAGCCATAGGGTCTTCGGCCTGGAATGAGGTCCAGGATGATGGTCTGTTCAGTTTCAATGCTTGACTTGGTGGATGGCAGACTAGTTTTGGGCACTTTGAGTATGAACCCATCCCAGAAATTATCCTCAGATCCTTGCGGTTTCATCGAAAGTTACATACAAAAATGAAGAACACAGTCTGCGAAAGAAAAGCCGCTTGAGATTAATATGGCTAAAGAAAGTTTGTTTGGTGACCATTATGGTCTTgtgaataatttatatttaaaaataatttgttctTAGTCTATTTCTGAATGTGTTTCTAAGCATTTGAAGGTATTcaataattgcacaaaattcatattctcataatagaaaaataacaacaatgcgTTTGATATgacctcaaattttttatgccataaaatttcttttaatttttaataagattatgagatttatcttttctttttttttttctttttttcttctcttctttttccttttctaatcgGTGCCGAACctcttttggccggttgccggcctcggtATCTGGTCATCGCCGAGGCCGGCAACTAGCtagaggaggaaagaagaaaaataaaagaaaagaaaaaaaaagaagaagacattgacttgattctagaattgttcctgGAAATAAAGAAGCAACTTTTCTACTTCTTTAATCTTATCTAAATCTATTCTATGGGATAaatttgtttccgagaatagaaaaattaactaacgttagtaaatagatttatatttttttcaagaaaacaaaagaacacaaataGCCAAAAATTGACTAGTTATCAAATGGGCCATTCGATGTCAAAAGGTATGCGGGAATCAGTGTGAACTTGCTCTAAGTAGAATTGTCAAGTATCTATGCATCCACTACTCAACATCAACAACATCATCATCAGCTTATAACCCATCTGAAATATGATTGCAAAGAGCAAAACTAGAAGtagaaaacataattaaaatagtgcaatatttatttcaagcaaacaattgaaaatatatGACCTTGCTCTATGgtcacatttcttttttttttgcccctcgAGTGGAAAAGGATGAGCAATCTCTCTTAGAACTCATCTCCTTTCCGTGAACAAACTTTAGAAATAGGCAATCGACAACAAAGTAAAGAAGACTAATCAATTGCAAATATTGGGTCATTCTGAAATCTTAACCTTTCATTTCCATCTTCCACGGCATGGCAATGTTCTTCCCCAGAGGTAACTTTAGCTCTTTTTCATGGAGTGAATTGTGAGTTGACTGTCAGTTATACTCCTCATCAAAATAGtacaataataagaaaaaatatgacaatttttaaataacaagAAGTACGCTAAAAGCCAAAAATTTACCCAAGAAGTCTTGAGCAGAAGTAGTTGCATATGCTATATTTATGCTAAATAGGTTTCCAACAAGCAATGTTCTTAGAAGAACCCCAAATGAGGCTTGGAGTGGCATCAAACCAGATGTTTCATTCCTATGAGTATTTTGATGTGTGGCAAAATCCCATATACTAGATAAACTAAGGAAAAAATTGGATGACAAAACCTAAAAGTGCATCTTCTTTGGCTACAGTGACATGACTAAAAGTTATAAGTTGTATATTTGAGTCACTAAGAAGATAATCATCAACAAGGATATCTAATGAAGCCCAAGATTGGAACCAAAAGACTAGAGAGAAAAACATTATCATCGAAGGTGAtgggagaaacaaaaaaatctccATTGAAGATCCATCATTTTCGCCCAATAGTTCATTTTCTTCACCAAGAGCAGTTTCAAAACCGCCAATACATCATTCACAACAATTGCGTGAGATGCCATCAAGATTCAAACATTATATGGTCACAAGAGATTATCATAATACTAACAAAATTAGCGATGAAacttttggtaaaattttgtttatttgtaGAATGTGACCACATATCCTACATTATGTAGCTATAGATGAGAAGTGGATCTAAGTAATGAATGAAGAAATTTGGAAGCTAATTTCTCTACTGCCAGGTAAGAAACCCATTGTACAAGATGAATTACAAGTTGGATGGTGAAGTGGGTCTATATAAAGCTAGGCTGATTGTAAAGGGTTGCAAGTAAAAGTCACctattgattattttgaattaCTTGCACCAATGGCTCGAATGGATACCgttcaaatcattttagaacTCATAGCTCAAAATCATTGGAAGATCtatcaaatgaatgtaaaatTAGCATTTCTCGATGGTTTCCTTGAAGAGGAAATCTTTTTGGAGCAACCGTGGGGTTATGAGTAGAAAGGGTatgaaaatcaagtttataaactgaaaaaagaaaaagaaagttacATGGATTAAAACAGACATCTTGAGTGTGGTACACAAGGATTGACATTCACCTATTAGAGCATGGTTTTTAAAAGTGCGCCTATGAGAATATACtatatatcaaatcaaatactAATGGTGCAATTATTGCATGCCTCTACGTCAATGCTTGATACTTATCAGGAGCTATcgaaaaatgttaaattcaaGGAGGCCATAATTGGCCAtttcaaaatgacaaatttaggATTGATGTCCTATTTTTTAGGCCTTGAAGTGAAGCAAACAAatgatgatatatttatttcacTATAAGACTGAAGATGGAATCACTCAAATCAATGCGAACTCCCGTAGCAGATATTACTTACGACGTCAGAATTTTTAGTCCGTTCTCGGAGAAATCATACCAATCACTTTTGCAAAACCGgggaatgaaaagaaaagaggccgGGCAATCGGGGCTCCCGTCATATGAGCTTCATAATCGAGAGTGCACAAGTAAGGCAGAAGCCTATTATCTCATGCCAAGAGCATTCCTAGCAGATTGGGCCACCGATTCCCGTTGATAAAAGCTCCCATCTCGGAGAACAGTAGTTCGCGTACGTGGTGTTGTCCTTTGACTTCTCGATGTCGAGTCCGAGAATTCTAGCGGAAGAGACCGCAAAGGATTCGCTTCCACATTTGTTTGCTTGCAGAGTCTCCCGGGACCCTAGAGAGAGATGgggaagggagaaaaaagatGCGATTCTTGTGGATCTGAATGGTCCGCAAAATCAACCCTCGCGGGTCTGCGCGGAAAATTCCTTGGGCGTGAAAGAAAAGGCGAACCTGGGATGATTTAACTCAACCGGTCAAATTCCCAGACGATGCTAGCCGACTAACCAACCTATAGGACACGTTTGAGCGGCTTGGGGAACCACCGTTTAGCAGTACCTACGCTGATAAAAGCGCCACAATGTTTGGCAGATCTTTTCATGGGGCGTGAAATTACCTACTCGTGTGCTCTATATGAAAAGAGGGTGCATTTTTTAGCGATGGTGATTTGGTTCTAACTAGTGGCGCCCGAGACAACGGCCGGTGACACCGTAGTCAAGAGTCAAGAACGATGGTCGTGGAAGATCGTTGatgcgatggcgatggcgatggcgaggCATTCCATTAGTCACATGCGCGACTTGAGGCTTTCCTCGCAATAGATTGACTTGTTTCTACACCATAATAATTATGCAGATGAggttcaatttttaaaatcaaattagaacTGTGAAGAACGATATCTTGCATAATCACACCATTGAGTAAATACTGAAATAGCTGTTAGGTGGTTAGGATATCCTATCTTTCGAGATAAAGAAGGGCGTGAACTTTTTTTCTGAAACATTTCCGGTTGTTTTGGTAGACGGAGATGGGTGTTAAGATCAAACATGGGTTGGAAACTTATTTCCACATGTGCCATATGCGCCTTTAATACAAACCCTAAAAAAGATGTTTGCATTCTCCGCATTTTTAGTGCCCTATGGCAACTATTTCTTTCATGACTGAATTGGGAAAAAGAGATTACGGAAGACTAGGATTTCGCTATGTTTGTGTGTATCCCTTATTCTGAGGTCCAGTGTGTATTAAAAGCCTAGCCGAGGCAATATATCTTGCACTGTTCATGCGCTGGAGAAACGCAGGCCATAGAGCCTTCGGCCCAGAATGAGGTCCAGGATGATGGTTAGTTCAGTTTCGATGCTTGACTTTATGGATGGCAGACTCGTCCTGTGCACTTTGAGGATGAACCCATTACAGAAATTATCCTCAGATCCTTGCGGGTTCATCGAAACCTAGGTTCCCCAAATGGAGAACGCAGTCTGCCGAAAAACAGCCGCTTGAGGACTATATGTGCATCCACTACTCAGCATCAGCAACATCATCATCGGCTTGTAACCCAACTGAAATGTGATTGCAGTGAGCAAAACTGGAAGCAGAAAACATACTGAAAACGGTGCAACATTTATTTGAAGCAAACGATGGAAAACATAAGACACTTGCTCTTTggctacttttctttttctttccctcgaGTGGAAAAGGATGAGCAATTTCTCTTTGAACTCATCTCCTTTCCATGAACAAACTCTAGAAATAGGCAACCGACAAACAGAAGTAAAAAGAAGGCTAATCGATTGCGAATACCGGGTCATTCTGGAATCTTAACCTTTCATTCCCATCTTCCACGACATGGCAAAGTTCTTCCCCAGAGGCAGCTTGAGCCCGCCGATCTCAACCAGCAAGCTGCTCTTTGCATCTCCACCATCGGAGAGGGGTGCCAAGAAGTTCTGCGGGGAAACGCTCATTTCCACATTCTCTGCAGCGCCGTCGATCTCGAGGTCAGATGCCCCAGTCCCGCCCAATCCCAACACGGACACCTTCTGCACGATCCAACCATTCTGCAACGCGAACTGGCCCTCCTGCACTTCCGACCACAGCTTGACCTGCCCCTTGCTAAGAGTCGCGTAAAAGTCGACATACGTCGAAGACCCACCCCCAAGTTTCATCTCTGGAAGCTCGTCATTATCGAGAAACAATTGCCCCTTCGCTTCCGCCTCCTGGGCCCCAGCTGGGAAAGTCACCACAAGGCTAAACGGCGTTTTCTCGCTTCCTTGGATATCATCCCACCTTGCTGCATCGGAAGGATTATGTTCTGATATACATGAACATTCACTGCGTGCAAAGGCGTATCGAGGGTGACATACTGCCCACCTTTCGAGGATATGGCCTGCGTCATATCGAATAAGCTGAACCATGTACCAGGAGGAAAGAGCGCCTTGACCGCCGTCTTCCCCTGCTCAAGCACGGGAGATACCATGACTCCACTACCAAGCAAAAACTGGGTGCTCAATCCGTAACTCTCCACGTAATCGgggaatgaaaagaaaagaggccgTGCAATCGGGGCTCCCGTTGTATGAGCTTGGTAATTGAGAGTGTACAAGTAAGGTAGGAGCCTATATCTCATGCCAAGAGCATTCCTAGCAGATTCAGCTACGGAGTCCCATTGATAAAGCTCCTGTCTTGGGGAATAGTAGTTCGCATGGTCCCTTGAGAATGGGTAAAAGGCACCGACTTCAATCCAGCGGTTGCAAAGCTCCTCAGTCGGGGCTGGGTAGAACCCGCATATGTCTGCACCGACCATCGGCACTCCGAATATGCCGAAATTCAGCATAGTGGAGATGGAATACTTCAGATTTTCCCAATTGCCTTGGTTATCTCCGGTCCAGTGAGCAACATACTTCCCGGAGCCCACGTACGTCGAGCGCGACAATATGAAGGGTCTCTTTCCCTGGAGCCCTTGGAGTGCTTTGTGAGTAGCAATTGATTGCGAGAAACCATACAAACTGTGAGCATCATACTCCAATACACCATTGTAATGGACAGCACTTGTAGCTATGGTTTTATAACCTATTGGTACTTGCAATCCGGAAGCATTTATCTTGTAAGGCGGATCGTCCCATCTGGTGTTGGTAATATTCTTGCAGTCCAAGCAACAGATCCAGCCTGGCCCAGTTCCATTGGGGCATATTCTGCCCTCGGGGATGGTGCACTTCCCCGAGCAGAAATTGGAAGCTTCATTCATGTCGATCCACAAGCCATCGACAGGGACGAGCTCGTGAAAGCGTCGGACTTCATCACCCCACCACTCTACAGTTTTTGGGTTAAGAAAGTCGGGGAAGTTAACGGCACCTGGCCAAACTTGAGCGATGTAGGGCTCGCCGCCATGTTTGATGAAGACATCTTTGGCCAAACCTCTTTGGTATACACCATAGGTGGCGTTGATGCCGATTCCCGGATCAATTATGACAATGTACTTCATGCCCATGTTGTGGATCTTCTCCAGGAAGGCCAGAAGCTTCGGTCGGGAATAATTGACAGGATTCAGGGTGAAATCCTTGTGGCCATCCATGTGATCATCGTCGTTCCAGATCACATCAAGCGGAATTTTAGCTTTCTGGTAGCTTGCAACCACGTCTTCAACAACGGAGAGGTTATGATAGCCCCATCTACACTGATGAAACCCTGTAGATACCAAAAGCAGAGAGACAGTGAATACATAGCTTTACAAACGTAAAGCATAACATTTTGTACGAGTAACTGAGAGTATAAGCAATTAGGGCGGAGCATTGACACCATCTCC
This Eucalyptus grandis isolate ANBG69807.140 chromosome 7, ASM1654582v1, whole genome shotgun sequence DNA region includes the following protein-coding sequences:
- the LOC104453802 gene encoding LOW QUALITY PROTEIN: alpha-xylosidase 1 (The sequence of the model RefSeq protein was modified relative to this genomic sequence to represent the inferred CDS: inserted 2 bases in 2 codons) yields the protein MSPSLPNLLPLLPLLLLLLCIAPARSGTAKIGNGYRLVSIEETPDGGLLGHLQLNKESSIYGPDIPHLHLFVKHETQDRLRVYITDAEKQRWEVPYDLLPXDPPPRLPSAAVATSRKTSPPVAVSEYSGSQFIFRYTTDPFTFAVKRKSDGQTLFDSTSGDSDPYSALVFKDQYLEISTKLPADASLYGLGENTQPHGIKLYPNDPYTLYTTDVSAINLNTDLYGDHPVYMDLRNVGGKAYAHGVLLLNSNGMDVFYRGTSLTYKVIGGVLDFYFFAGPTPLAVVDQYTQLIGRPAPMPYWAFGFHQCRWGYHNLSVVEDVVASYQKAKIPLDVIWNDDDHMDGHKDFTLNPVNYSRPKLLAFLEKIHNMGMKYIVIIDPGIGINATYGVYQRGLAKDVFIKHGGEPYIAQVWPGAVNFPDFLNPKTVEWWGDEVRRFHELVPVDGLWIDMNEASNFCSGKCTIPEGRICPNGTGPGWICCLDCKNITNTRWDDPPYKINASGLQVPIGYKTIATSAVHYNGVLEYDAHSLYGFSQSIATHKALQGLQGKRPFILSRSTYVGSGKYVAHWTGDNQGNWENLKYSISTMLNFGIFGVPMVGADICGFYPAPTEELCNRWIEVGAFYPFSRDHANYYSPRQELYQWDSVAESARNALGMRYRLLPYLYTLNYQAHTTGAPIARPLFFSFPDYVESYGLSTQFLLGSGVMVSPVLEQGKTAVKALFPPGTWFSLFDMTQAISSKGGQYVTLDTPLHAVNVHVYQNIILPMQQGGMISKEARXTPFSLVVTFPAGAQEAEAKGQLFLDNDELPEMKLGGGSSTYVDFYATLSKGQVKLWSEVQEGQFALQNGWIVQKVSVLGLGGTGASDLEIDGAAENVEMSVSPQNFLAPLSDGGDAKSSLLVEIGGLKLPLGKNFAMSWKMGMKG